From the genome of Croceibacterium atlanticum:
ACAGTCCACTATCAGGGGAAAGACATGGCGTTGATCTGTGACCACGGTTTGCGGCGTGCGGAAGTCCAGCCGCGTGCCCTGCATTATCTTCGGGCAGTACCCGAAACGGTTCACTGGGGCTTCTTCTCGCCCGAATTGAAGCCGGCCCTGAGAGTGCAGAGCGGCGACCTGATTCAAGCGCAGGCAGTCACGCATCACGCGGGCGACGATCCCGAATTGATGTTCGACGAGGATATCCAGCGTATCTTCACCGAAATCGATCCGTCCACCCGCTCACCCGGCGTGCACATCATGACCGGCCCGATCTATGTCGAGGATGCGGAGCCGGGCGATATGCTGGAAGTCCGCTATTTCCAGATGACGCCGCGTTTCAATTACGGCTGCAACCTGCAGGCGAACTGGGGCCATCTCTACCAGGAATTCGGCGAGACGGAACGCGTCACCATTTACGAGCTGGACCCGAATGCCAATACGGCGCGGGCGCTCTATGCCTATGACGTGGAAGAGAAATATCTCACGCCAGGGCGCATCACCCACTGCCCGGCCTGCGATCGTCAGCCGGCTCTGAAAGGTGTCACCATTCCCGCTCGCCCGCATCTGGGCACCGCCGGCGTGGCCCCGGCAGTGAACGAACCGATTAGCACGATCCCACCGGGCGTGCATGGCGGCAATATCGACAATTGGCGGATCGGCGCGAATTCGCGGATGTATTATCC
Proteins encoded in this window:
- a CDS encoding acetamidase/formamidase family protein yields the protein MALICDHGLRRAEVQPRALHYLRAVPETVHWGFFSPELKPALRVQSGDLIQAQAVTHHAGDDPELMFDEDIQRIFTEIDPSTRSPGVHIMTGPIYVEDAEPGDMLEVRYFQMTPRFNYGCNLQANWGHLYQEFGETERVTIYELDPNANTARALYAYDVEEKYLTPGRITHCPACDRQPALKGVTIPARPHLGTAGVAPAVNEPISTIPPGVHGGNIDNWRIGANSRMYYPVQVKGALFSIGDPHVGQGDGEISGTAIEASLDVLFQVIVRKDFEFPSPLLETPDHWIVHGFGDDLDQAMKGASLDMIKLLNEQQGLSRTDAYSLMSVAADFGVTQVVDGTQGIHVKIDRGIFPAKGSVKDPE